The following coding sequences lie in one Sorghum bicolor cultivar BTx623 chromosome 6, Sorghum_bicolor_NCBIv3, whole genome shotgun sequence genomic window:
- the LOC8057585 gene encoding syntaxin-81 has protein sequence MARVRDRTEDFKEAVRVAALSHGYTEAQLAALMSSFIIRKPSPKSAFTNAAIKTLESIRELESFIVKHRRDYVDLHRTTEQERDSIEHEVGVFVKACKEQIDILKNRIHEEEKNGSGKTWLGTRDESSRLDLIAHQHGVVLILSERLHSVTAQFDRLRSMRFQDAINRRMPRKKIQKRPEIKPAESSKSNLVLQSDVSKIVEQEVSTAPMRVQEQLLDDETKALQVELTSLLDAVQETETKMIEMSALNHLMSTHVLQQAQQIQYLYDQAVEATNNVERGNKELSQAIQRNNSSRTFLLLFFFVLTFSVLFLDWYNN, from the exons GGCCGTCCGAGTCGCCGCGCTCTCCCATGGATACACGGAG GCCCAACTGGCCGCGCTCATGTCGTCTTTCATCATCCGGAAGCCGTCACCCAAGTCGGCGTTCACTAATGCTGCGATCAAGACG CTTGAGAGCATCAGGGAACTTGAGAGCTTCATAGTGAAGCATAGGAGGGATTATGTGGACCTGCATCGCACTACCGAGCAAGAGAGGGATAGCATTGAGCATGAA GTTGGAGTTTTTGTAAAAGCATGCAAGGAACAGATTGATATCTTAAAGAACAGGATCCATGAAGAAGAGAAGAATGGAAGTGGAAAGACATGGCTTGGCACTAGGGATGAGAGTTCACGGTTGGACTTGATAGCCCATCAGCATGGCGTG GTTCTAATTTTGAGTGAGCGTCTCCACTCGGTAACTGCACAATTTGATCGTCTTCGGTCCATGCGTTTTCAAGATGCTATTAACAGAAGAATGCCAAGGAAGAAGATTCAGAAGAGACCAGAAATCAAACCTGCTGAATCATCCAAGTCCAATCTTGTTCTACAATCTGATGTATCAAAGATTGTAGAACAGGAAGTATCTACAGCACCTATGAGAGTTCAAGAACAACTATTGGATGATGAAACAAAAGCCCTCCAG GTGGAGTTGACAAGTCTTCTTGATGCTGTCCAAGAAACGGAGACAAAGATGATAGAAATGTCAGCACTTAATCATCTTATGTCAACACATGTTCTACAACAAGCTCAACAAATTCAGTATTTATATGACCAG GCTGTTGAGGCAACAAATAATGTGGAGCGTGGGAACAAGGAGCTATCCCAGGCAATCCAGCGCAACAACAGCAGTAGAACCtttctcctcctcttcttctttgTTCTCACTTTCTCTGTTCTTTTTCTTGATTGGTAC